In one window of Vulpes vulpes isolate BD-2025 chromosome 1, VulVul3, whole genome shotgun sequence DNA:
- the RUBCN gene encoding run domain Beclin-1-interacting and cysteine-rich domain-containing protein isoform X9 encodes MQSILYHGLIHDQVCCRQTDYWQFVKDIRWLSPHSALHVEKFISLHENSQSSTDGVSEHAVAELWLQHSLQCHCLSAQLRPLLGDKQYIRKFYTDTAFLLSNAHVTAMLQCLEAVEQNNPRLLAQIDASMFARKHESPLLVTKSQSLTALPGSTYTPPTSYAQHSYFGSFSSLHQSVPNHGSERRSTSLSLSGPPRKPQESREHVSPAQDQAFQASLLPVSALARDSSSTPNEMSSSTLTSPLEASWVSSQNDSPSDASEGPEYLAIGNLDPRGRTASCQSHSSNAESSSSNLFSSSSSQKPDSAASSLGEQEGDGQSQLSSILRRSSFSEGQTLPATSGTKKSHTRSHSDTNIASRGASGGPRNITIIVEDPIAESCNDKSKLRGPLPYSGQSSEVSTPSSLYMEYEGGQYLCSGEGMFRRPSEGQSLISYLSEQDFGSCADLEKENAHFSISESLIAAIELMKCNMMSQCLEEEEEEEEDSDREIQELKQKIRLRRQQIRTKNLLPVYQETEHGTGFRVTSSSSQFSSRDSTQFSDSGSADEVDEFEIQDADIRRSTASHSKSFTSSQPFSHCFLHSTSAEAVAMGLLKQFEGMQLPAASELEWLVPEHDAPQKLLPIPDSLPISPDDGQHADIYKLRIRVRGNLEWAPPRPQIIFNVHPAPTRKIAVAKQNYRCAGCGIRTDPDYIKRLRYCEYLGKYFCQCCHENAQVVIPSRVLRKWDFSKYYVSNFSKDLLIKIWNDPLFNVQDINSALYRKVKLLNQVRLLRIQLYHMKNMFKTCRLAKELLDSFDTVPGHLTEDLHLYSLNDLTATRKGELGPRLAELTRAGAAHVERCMLCQAKGFICEFCQNEEDIIFPFELHKCRTCEECKACYHKACFKSGSCPRCERLQARRELLAKQSLESYMSDYEEEPTEALALEATVLEAT; translated from the exons ATGCAGAGCATCCTCTATCATGGGCTCATCCATGACCAG GTGTGTTGCCGCCAGACTGATTACTGGCAGTTTGTGAAGGACATCCGCTGGCTCAGTCCCCACTCAGCCCTTCATGTGGAGAAG TTCATCAGCTTACACGAGAATAGCCAGAGCAGCACTGATGGTGTGAGTGAGCATGCTGTTGCTGAATTGTGGCTGCAGCACAGCTTGCAGTGCCACTGTCTCTCCGCCCAGCTCCGACCACTGCTCGGGGACAAGCAGTATATCAGAAAATTCTACACAG ATACTGCTTTCCTGCTAAGCAACGCCCACGTCACGGCCATGCTCCAGTGCCTGGAAGCAGTTGAACAGAACAACCCCCGCCTCCTGGCTCAGATTGATGCATCTATG TTTGCCAGAAAGCATGAGAGCCCGCTGCTGGTAACAAAGAGCCAGAGCCTGACAGCCCTGCCCGGTTCCACATACACCCCTCCGACCAGCTATGCTCAGCATTCCTACTTTGGGTCCTTCTCTAGCCTCCACCAGTCCGTACCCAACCACGGCTCAG AAAGAAGATCTACTTCCTTGTCACTCTCTGGCCCTCCCCGAAAACCTCAAGAAAGCAGAGAGCACGTCTCACCGGCACAGGATCAAGCCTTCCAAGCCTCCCTGCTTCCAGTCTCTGCATTAGCCAGGGATTCCTCCTCAACCCCAAATGAGATGAGCTCTAGCACTCTGACCAGCCCCCTAGAAGCATCCTGGGTCAGCAGCCAGAATGATTCCCCAAGTGATGCCAGCGAGGGGCCCGAGTACTTGGCCATTGGCAACCTGGACCCCCGAGGCCGGACTGCCAGCTGTCAGAGTCACAGCAGCAATGCTGAGAGCAGCAGCTCCAACTTGTTCTCCTCCAGCAGCTCGCAGAAGCCAGATTCTGCTGCTTCTTCCCTAGGCGAGCAGGAAGGAGACGGGCAGAGCCAGCTGTCCAGCATCCTTCGCAGGTCCAGCTTCTCGGAAGGGCAGACACTCCCTGCCACCAGTGGAACAAAAAAGAGCCACACTCGCTCCCATTCAGATACCAACATTGCCTCCAGAGGAGCCTCAG GAGGCCCCAGGAATATCACCATTATAGTTGAAGATCCCATTGCAG AATCCTGCAATGATAAGTCGAAGTTGAGAGGCCCCTTGCCTTACTCTGGCCAAAGCAGTGAAGTCAGCACACCCAGCTCTCTGTACATGGAGTATG AGGGTGGTCAGTACCTGTGCTCAGGGGAGGGCATGTTCCGAAGACCATCAGAAGGACAGTCCCTCATCAGTTACCTGTCGGAGCAAGACTTTGGAAGCTGTGCAGACCTGGAAAAG GAGAATGCCCACTTCAGCATCTCAGAGTCCTTGATTGCTGCCATTGAGCTAATGAAGTGCAATATGATGAGCCAGTGCctagaagaggaggaagaagaggaggaagacagcGATAGAGAGATCCAGGAACTGAAGCAGAAGATCCGCCTTCGTCGCCAGCAGATCCGCACCAAGAACCTTCTCCCCGTGTACCAGGAGACAGAGCATGGAA caGGCTTTCGGGTCACTTCTAGCAGCTCCCAGTTCAGCTCACGTGATTCAACACAGTTCTCTGACTCCGGCTCTGCTGATGAGGTTGATGAATTTGAAATTCAAG ATGCTGACATCAGAAGGAGCACAGCCTCACACAGCAAATCCTTCACTTCCTCCCAACCCTt CTCCCACTGCTTCCTTCACTCCACATCTGCAGAGGCAGTGGCCATGGGACTCCTGAAGCAGTTCGAAGGCATGCAACTCCCAGCTGCCTCAGAGCTAGAATGGCTAGTTCCAGAGCATGATGCCCCTCAGAAG CTCCTGCCCATCCCGGACTCACTGCCCATCTCACCAGACGACGGGCAGCACGCTGACATCTACAAGCTGCGGATTCGTGTTCGTGGCAACCTGGAGTGGGCCCCACCCCGACCTCAGATCATTTTCAATGTTCATCCAGCCCCGAC GAGGAAGATTGCTGTGGCCAAGCAGAATTACCGCTGTGCCGGGTGCGGCATTCGGACTGACCCTG ATTACATCAAGCGGCTGCGGTACTGTGAGTACTTGGGCAAGTACTTCTGCCAGTGCTGCCATGAAAATGCCCAGGTGGTCATCCCCAGCCGCGTTCTGCGCAAGTGGGACTTCAGCAAGTACTATGTCAGCAATTTCTCCAAGGACCTGCTCATCAAGATCTGGAATGACCCTCTCTTCAACGTGCAGGACATCAACAGTGCCCTCTATCGGAAGGTCAAGCTGCTCAACCAAGTCCGG CTGCTGCGGATCCAGCTGTATCACATGAAGAACATGTTCAAGACATGCCGACTGGCCAAAGA GCTTCTGGATTCCTTTGACACAGTTCCCGGCCACCTGACCGAGGATCTCCACCTGTACTCACTGAATGACCTGACTGCAACCAGGAAGGGGGAGTTGGGACCCCGGCTCGCTGAGCTCaccagggcaggggctgcccaCGTAGAGCGATGCATG CTCTGCCAAGCCAAGGGCTTCATCTGTGAGTTCTGTCAGAATGAGGAGGACATCATCTTTCCTTTTGAGCTCCATAAGTGCCGGACCTGTGAAG AATGTAAAGCGTGTTACCATAAAGCTTGCTTCAAGTCTGGAAGCTGTCCCCGGTGCGAGCGGCTGCAGGCCCGGCGGGAATTGCTGGCCAAACAGAGCCTGGAGTCTTACATGTCAGACTATGAGGAGGAACCCACTGAAGCCTTGGCCCTCGAGGCCACTGTTCTGGAGGCCACCTGA
- the RUBCN gene encoding run domain Beclin-1-interacting and cysteine-rich domain-containing protein isoform X25, with translation MQSILYHGLIHDQVCCRQTDYWQFVKDIRWLSPHSALHVEKFISLHENSQSSTDGVSEHAVAELWLQHSLQCHCLSAQLRPLLGDKQYIRKFYTDTAFLLSNAHVTAMLQCLEAVEQNNPRLLAQIDASMFARKHESPLLVTKSQSLTALPGSTYTPPTSYAQHSYFGSFSSLHQSVPNHGSERRSTSLSLSGPPRKPQESREHVSPAQDQAFQASLLPVSALARDSSSTPNEMSSSTLTSPLEASWVSSQNDSPSDASEGPEYLAIGNLDPRGRTASCQSHSSNAESSSSNLFSSSSSQKPDSAASSLGEQEGDGQSQLSSILRRSSFSEGQTLPATSGTKKSHTRSHSDTNIASRGASGGPRNITIIVEDPIAEGGQYLCSGEGMFRRPSEGQSLISYLSEQDFGSCADLEKENAHFSISESLIAAIELMKCNMMSQCLEEEEEEEEDSDREIQELKQKIRLRRQQIRTKNLLPVYQETEHGSFRVTSSSSQFSSRDSTQFSDSGSADEVDEFEIQDADIRRSTASHSKSFTSSQPFSHCFLHSTSAEAVAMGLLKQFEGMQLPAASELEWLVPEHDAPQKLLPIPDSLPISPDDGQHADIYKLRIRVRGNLEWAPPRPQIIFNVHPAPTRKIAVAKQNYRCAGCGIRTDPDYIKRLRYCEYLGKYFCQCCHENAQVVIPSRVLRKWDFSKYYVSNFSKDLLIKIWNDPLFNVQDINSALYRKVKLLNQVRLLRIQLYHMKNMFKTCRLAKELLDSFDTVPGHLTEDLHLYSLNDLTATRKGELGPRLAELTRAGAAHVERCMLCQAKGFICEFCQNEEDIIFPFELHKCRTCEECKACYHKACFKSGSCPRCERLQARRELLAKQSLESYMSDYEEEPTEALALEATVLEAT, from the exons ATGCAGAGCATCCTCTATCATGGGCTCATCCATGACCAG GTGTGTTGCCGCCAGACTGATTACTGGCAGTTTGTGAAGGACATCCGCTGGCTCAGTCCCCACTCAGCCCTTCATGTGGAGAAG TTCATCAGCTTACACGAGAATAGCCAGAGCAGCACTGATGGTGTGAGTGAGCATGCTGTTGCTGAATTGTGGCTGCAGCACAGCTTGCAGTGCCACTGTCTCTCCGCCCAGCTCCGACCACTGCTCGGGGACAAGCAGTATATCAGAAAATTCTACACAG ATACTGCTTTCCTGCTAAGCAACGCCCACGTCACGGCCATGCTCCAGTGCCTGGAAGCAGTTGAACAGAACAACCCCCGCCTCCTGGCTCAGATTGATGCATCTATG TTTGCCAGAAAGCATGAGAGCCCGCTGCTGGTAACAAAGAGCCAGAGCCTGACAGCCCTGCCCGGTTCCACATACACCCCTCCGACCAGCTATGCTCAGCATTCCTACTTTGGGTCCTTCTCTAGCCTCCACCAGTCCGTACCCAACCACGGCTCAG AAAGAAGATCTACTTCCTTGTCACTCTCTGGCCCTCCCCGAAAACCTCAAGAAAGCAGAGAGCACGTCTCACCGGCACAGGATCAAGCCTTCCAAGCCTCCCTGCTTCCAGTCTCTGCATTAGCCAGGGATTCCTCCTCAACCCCAAATGAGATGAGCTCTAGCACTCTGACCAGCCCCCTAGAAGCATCCTGGGTCAGCAGCCAGAATGATTCCCCAAGTGATGCCAGCGAGGGGCCCGAGTACTTGGCCATTGGCAACCTGGACCCCCGAGGCCGGACTGCCAGCTGTCAGAGTCACAGCAGCAATGCTGAGAGCAGCAGCTCCAACTTGTTCTCCTCCAGCAGCTCGCAGAAGCCAGATTCTGCTGCTTCTTCCCTAGGCGAGCAGGAAGGAGACGGGCAGAGCCAGCTGTCCAGCATCCTTCGCAGGTCCAGCTTCTCGGAAGGGCAGACACTCCCTGCCACCAGTGGAACAAAAAAGAGCCACACTCGCTCCCATTCAGATACCAACATTGCCTCCAGAGGAGCCTCAG GAGGCCCCAGGAATATCACCATTATAGTTGAAGATCCCATTGCAG AGGGTGGTCAGTACCTGTGCTCAGGGGAGGGCATGTTCCGAAGACCATCAGAAGGACAGTCCCTCATCAGTTACCTGTCGGAGCAAGACTTTGGAAGCTGTGCAGACCTGGAAAAG GAGAATGCCCACTTCAGCATCTCAGAGTCCTTGATTGCTGCCATTGAGCTAATGAAGTGCAATATGATGAGCCAGTGCctagaagaggaggaagaagaggaggaagacagcGATAGAGAGATCCAGGAACTGAAGCAGAAGATCCGCCTTCGTCGCCAGCAGATCCGCACCAAGAACCTTCTCCCCGTGTACCAGGAGACAGAGCATGGAA GCTTTCGGGTCACTTCTAGCAGCTCCCAGTTCAGCTCACGTGATTCAACACAGTTCTCTGACTCCGGCTCTGCTGATGAGGTTGATGAATTTGAAATTCAAG ATGCTGACATCAGAAGGAGCACAGCCTCACACAGCAAATCCTTCACTTCCTCCCAACCCTt CTCCCACTGCTTCCTTCACTCCACATCTGCAGAGGCAGTGGCCATGGGACTCCTGAAGCAGTTCGAAGGCATGCAACTCCCAGCTGCCTCAGAGCTAGAATGGCTAGTTCCAGAGCATGATGCCCCTCAGAAG CTCCTGCCCATCCCGGACTCACTGCCCATCTCACCAGACGACGGGCAGCACGCTGACATCTACAAGCTGCGGATTCGTGTTCGTGGCAACCTGGAGTGGGCCCCACCCCGACCTCAGATCATTTTCAATGTTCATCCAGCCCCGAC GAGGAAGATTGCTGTGGCCAAGCAGAATTACCGCTGTGCCGGGTGCGGCATTCGGACTGACCCTG ATTACATCAAGCGGCTGCGGTACTGTGAGTACTTGGGCAAGTACTTCTGCCAGTGCTGCCATGAAAATGCCCAGGTGGTCATCCCCAGCCGCGTTCTGCGCAAGTGGGACTTCAGCAAGTACTATGTCAGCAATTTCTCCAAGGACCTGCTCATCAAGATCTGGAATGACCCTCTCTTCAACGTGCAGGACATCAACAGTGCCCTCTATCGGAAGGTCAAGCTGCTCAACCAAGTCCGG CTGCTGCGGATCCAGCTGTATCACATGAAGAACATGTTCAAGACATGCCGACTGGCCAAAGA GCTTCTGGATTCCTTTGACACAGTTCCCGGCCACCTGACCGAGGATCTCCACCTGTACTCACTGAATGACCTGACTGCAACCAGGAAGGGGGAGTTGGGACCCCGGCTCGCTGAGCTCaccagggcaggggctgcccaCGTAGAGCGATGCATG CTCTGCCAAGCCAAGGGCTTCATCTGTGAGTTCTGTCAGAATGAGGAGGACATCATCTTTCCTTTTGAGCTCCATAAGTGCCGGACCTGTGAAG AATGTAAAGCGTGTTACCATAAAGCTTGCTTCAAGTCTGGAAGCTGTCCCCGGTGCGAGCGGCTGCAGGCCCGGCGGGAATTGCTGGCCAAACAGAGCCTGGAGTCTTACATGTCAGACTATGAGGAGGAACCCACTGAAGCCTTGGCCCTCGAGGCCACTGTTCTGGAGGCCACCTGA
- the RUBCN gene encoding run domain Beclin-1-interacting and cysteine-rich domain-containing protein isoform X2, whose protein sequence is MQSILYHGLIHDQQVCCRQTDYWQFVKDIRWLSPHSALHVEKFISLHENSQSSTDGVSEHAVAELWLQHSLQCHCLSAQLRPLLGDKQYIRKFYTDTAFLLSNAHVTAMLQCLEAVEQNNPRLLAQIDASMFARKHESPLLVTKSQSLTALPGSTYTPPTSYAQHSYFGSFSSLHQSVPNHGSERRSTSLSLSGPPRKPQESREHVSPAQDQAFQASLLPVSALARDSSSTPNEMSSSTLTSPLEASWVSSQNDSPSDASEGPEYLAIGNLDPRGRTASCQSHSSNAESSSSNLFSSSSSQKPDSAASSLGEQEGDGQSQLSSILRRSSFSEGQTLPATSGTKKSHTRSHSDTNIASRGASGGPRNITIIVEDPIAESCNDKSKLRGPLPYSGQSSEVSTPSSLYMEYEGGQYLCSGEGMFRRPSEGQSLISYLSEQDFGSCADLEKENAHFSISESLIAAIELMKCNMMSQCLEEEEEEEEDSDREIQELKQKIRLRRQQIRTKNLLPVYQETEHGSFRVTSSSSQFSSRDSTQFSDSGSADEVDEFEIQDGSEGSNLTHMSKNGLSVSMASMFSDADIRRSTASHSKSFTSSQPFSHCFLHSTSAEAVAMGLLKQFEGMQLPAASELEWLVPEHDAPQKLLPIPDSLPISPDDGQHADIYKLRIRVRGNLEWAPPRPQIIFNVHPAPTRKIAVAKQNYRCAGCGIRTDPDYIKRLRYCEYLGKYFCQCCHENAQVVIPSRVLRKWDFSKYYVSNFSKDLLIKIWNDPLFNVQDINSALYRKVKLLNQVRLLRIQLYHMKNMFKTCRLAKELLDSFDTVPGHLTEDLHLYSLNDLTATRKGELGPRLAELTRAGAAHVERCMLCQAKGFICEFCQNEEDIIFPFELHKCRTCEECKACYHKACFKSGSCPRCERLQARRELLAKQSLESYMSDYEEEPTEALALEATVLEAT, encoded by the exons ATGCAGAGCATCCTCTATCATGGGCTCATCCATGACCAG CAGGTGTGTTGCCGCCAGACTGATTACTGGCAGTTTGTGAAGGACATCCGCTGGCTCAGTCCCCACTCAGCCCTTCATGTGGAGAAG TTCATCAGCTTACACGAGAATAGCCAGAGCAGCACTGATGGTGTGAGTGAGCATGCTGTTGCTGAATTGTGGCTGCAGCACAGCTTGCAGTGCCACTGTCTCTCCGCCCAGCTCCGACCACTGCTCGGGGACAAGCAGTATATCAGAAAATTCTACACAG ATACTGCTTTCCTGCTAAGCAACGCCCACGTCACGGCCATGCTCCAGTGCCTGGAAGCAGTTGAACAGAACAACCCCCGCCTCCTGGCTCAGATTGATGCATCTATG TTTGCCAGAAAGCATGAGAGCCCGCTGCTGGTAACAAAGAGCCAGAGCCTGACAGCCCTGCCCGGTTCCACATACACCCCTCCGACCAGCTATGCTCAGCATTCCTACTTTGGGTCCTTCTCTAGCCTCCACCAGTCCGTACCCAACCACGGCTCAG AAAGAAGATCTACTTCCTTGTCACTCTCTGGCCCTCCCCGAAAACCTCAAGAAAGCAGAGAGCACGTCTCACCGGCACAGGATCAAGCCTTCCAAGCCTCCCTGCTTCCAGTCTCTGCATTAGCCAGGGATTCCTCCTCAACCCCAAATGAGATGAGCTCTAGCACTCTGACCAGCCCCCTAGAAGCATCCTGGGTCAGCAGCCAGAATGATTCCCCAAGTGATGCCAGCGAGGGGCCCGAGTACTTGGCCATTGGCAACCTGGACCCCCGAGGCCGGACTGCCAGCTGTCAGAGTCACAGCAGCAATGCTGAGAGCAGCAGCTCCAACTTGTTCTCCTCCAGCAGCTCGCAGAAGCCAGATTCTGCTGCTTCTTCCCTAGGCGAGCAGGAAGGAGACGGGCAGAGCCAGCTGTCCAGCATCCTTCGCAGGTCCAGCTTCTCGGAAGGGCAGACACTCCCTGCCACCAGTGGAACAAAAAAGAGCCACACTCGCTCCCATTCAGATACCAACATTGCCTCCAGAGGAGCCTCAG GAGGCCCCAGGAATATCACCATTATAGTTGAAGATCCCATTGCAG AATCCTGCAATGATAAGTCGAAGTTGAGAGGCCCCTTGCCTTACTCTGGCCAAAGCAGTGAAGTCAGCACACCCAGCTCTCTGTACATGGAGTATG AGGGTGGTCAGTACCTGTGCTCAGGGGAGGGCATGTTCCGAAGACCATCAGAAGGACAGTCCCTCATCAGTTACCTGTCGGAGCAAGACTTTGGAAGCTGTGCAGACCTGGAAAAG GAGAATGCCCACTTCAGCATCTCAGAGTCCTTGATTGCTGCCATTGAGCTAATGAAGTGCAATATGATGAGCCAGTGCctagaagaggaggaagaagaggaggaagacagcGATAGAGAGATCCAGGAACTGAAGCAGAAGATCCGCCTTCGTCGCCAGCAGATCCGCACCAAGAACCTTCTCCCCGTGTACCAGGAGACAGAGCATGGAA GCTTTCGGGTCACTTCTAGCAGCTCCCAGTTCAGCTCACGTGATTCAACACAGTTCTCTGACTCCGGCTCTGCTGATGAGGTTGATGAATTTGAAATTCAAG ATGGTAGCGAAGGATCTAACCTGACTCACATGTCAAAGAATGGACTCTCAGTGTCAATGGCCTCGATGTTTTCAG ATGCTGACATCAGAAGGAGCACAGCCTCACACAGCAAATCCTTCACTTCCTCCCAACCCTt CTCCCACTGCTTCCTTCACTCCACATCTGCAGAGGCAGTGGCCATGGGACTCCTGAAGCAGTTCGAAGGCATGCAACTCCCAGCTGCCTCAGAGCTAGAATGGCTAGTTCCAGAGCATGATGCCCCTCAGAAG CTCCTGCCCATCCCGGACTCACTGCCCATCTCACCAGACGACGGGCAGCACGCTGACATCTACAAGCTGCGGATTCGTGTTCGTGGCAACCTGGAGTGGGCCCCACCCCGACCTCAGATCATTTTCAATGTTCATCCAGCCCCGAC GAGGAAGATTGCTGTGGCCAAGCAGAATTACCGCTGTGCCGGGTGCGGCATTCGGACTGACCCTG ATTACATCAAGCGGCTGCGGTACTGTGAGTACTTGGGCAAGTACTTCTGCCAGTGCTGCCATGAAAATGCCCAGGTGGTCATCCCCAGCCGCGTTCTGCGCAAGTGGGACTTCAGCAAGTACTATGTCAGCAATTTCTCCAAGGACCTGCTCATCAAGATCTGGAATGACCCTCTCTTCAACGTGCAGGACATCAACAGTGCCCTCTATCGGAAGGTCAAGCTGCTCAACCAAGTCCGG CTGCTGCGGATCCAGCTGTATCACATGAAGAACATGTTCAAGACATGCCGACTGGCCAAAGA GCTTCTGGATTCCTTTGACACAGTTCCCGGCCACCTGACCGAGGATCTCCACCTGTACTCACTGAATGACCTGACTGCAACCAGGAAGGGGGAGTTGGGACCCCGGCTCGCTGAGCTCaccagggcaggggctgcccaCGTAGAGCGATGCATG CTCTGCCAAGCCAAGGGCTTCATCTGTGAGTTCTGTCAGAATGAGGAGGACATCATCTTTCCTTTTGAGCTCCATAAGTGCCGGACCTGTGAAG AATGTAAAGCGTGTTACCATAAAGCTTGCTTCAAGTCTGGAAGCTGTCCCCGGTGCGAGCGGCTGCAGGCCCGGCGGGAATTGCTGGCCAAACAGAGCCTGGAGTCTTACATGTCAGACTATGAGGAGGAACCCACTGAAGCCTTGGCCCTCGAGGCCACTGTTCTGGAGGCCACCTGA